The following proteins are encoded in a genomic region of Zea mays cultivar B73 chromosome 9, Zm-B73-REFERENCE-NAM-5.0, whole genome shotgun sequence:
- the LOC100280108 gene encoding actin-depolymerizing factor 5 — MAMAYKMATEGMDVKEECQRWFMEMKWKKVHRFVVYRIDERSRAVLVDRVGGPGEGYEELVAALPGDDCRYAVFDFDFVSVDNCQKSKIFFIAWYVRTYEFLSCSRLQFPVHRLRLRPCPVVCLKEKKPVLSILTSAGRHASHSSQLTTRKLQIQWLFNQ, encoded by the exons ATGGCGATGGCTTACAAGATG GCGACGGAGGGGATGGACGTGAAGGAGGAGTGCCAGCGCTGGTTCATGGAGATGAAGTGGAAGAAGGTGCACCGCTTCGTGGTGTACAGGATCGACGAGCGGTCGCGCGCCGTGCTGGTGGACAGGGTGGGCGGCCCCGGGGAGGGGTACGAGGAGCTCGTGGCCGCGCTGCCAGGTGACGACTGCCGCTACGCCGTCTTCGACTTCGACTTCGTCAGCGTCGACAACTGCCAGAAGAGCAAGATCTTCTTCATCGCctggtacgtacgtacgtacgaatTCCTGAGCTGCTCGCGCCTTCAGTTTCCCGTCCATCGCCTTCGACTTCGACCATGTCCTGTCGTTTGTCTGAAGGAAAAGAAACCTGTCCTCTCGATCCTTACAAGTGCAGGAAGGCATGCATCACACAGCTCACAATTGACTACTAGAAAACTGCAGATCCAATGGCTGTTCAATCAGTAG